A DNA window from Lachancea thermotolerans CBS 6340 chromosome G complete sequence contains the following coding sequences:
- the ARD1 gene encoding peptide alpha-N-acetyltransferase complex A subunit ARD1 (similar to uniprot|P07347 Saccharomyces cerevisiae YHR013C ARD1 Subunit of the N-terminal acetyltransferase NatA (Nat1p Ard1p Nat5p) N-terminally acetylates many proteins which influences multiple processes such as the cell cycle heat-shock resistance mating sporulation and telomeric silencing) codes for MPVTIRRATIEDMLCMQNANLNNLPENYLFKYYMYHILSWPEASFVATTTDDVGGPADATLEELAACCEGPVSATKGDPCYVRSGEKLVGYVLAKMNDDPSQPSEALTGHITSLSVMRTYRRMGVAEKLMRQALFALSEVYRAEQVSLHVRQSNRAALHLYRDTLEFEVLKVEKSYYQDGEDAYAMKKTLDTEALQPANFQRGAEQDDLDSDLLEDLVREGVAEVEA; via the coding sequence ATGCCTGTGACAATCCGCCGAGCAACAATCGAGGACATGCTGTGCATGCAGAATGCCAACCTGAACAACCTGCCTGAAAACTACTTGTTTAAATACTACATGTACCACATTTTGTCATGGCCTGAGGCGTCCTTCGTGGCAACGACAACAGACGACGTGGGCGGGCCCGCGGACGCCACGCTCGAGGAACTGGCTGCTTGCTGTGAGGGCCCTGTTAGCGCGACGAAGGGCGATCCCTGTTACGTGCGCTCCGGCGAGAAATTGGTTGGCTACGTGTTGGCCAAGATGAACGACGACCCTTCGCAGCCAAGCGAAGCGCTTACAGGCCACATTACGTCTCTGAGTGTGATGCGTACCTACAGACGCATGGGTGTTGCGGAAAAGCTGATGCGCCAAGCACTCTTCGCGCTGTCAGAGGTCTACCGCGCAGAGCAGGTGTCGCTACATGTGCGGCAATCGAACCGCGCTGCGCTGCACTTGTACAGGGACACTCTGGAGTTCGAGGTGCTCAAGGTCGAGAAAAGCTACTATCAAGATGGCGAGGATGCCTAcgcgatgaagaaaactttgGATACAGAAGCCCTACAGCCAGCCAACTTCCAACGCGGTGCTGAACAGGACGACCTTGATTCAGACCTACTCGAGGACCTGGTGCGCGAGGGCGTCGCAGAAG
- the TRS31 gene encoding TRAPP subunit TRS31 (similar to uniprot|Q03337 Saccharomyces cerevisiae YDR472W TRS31 Component of the targeting complex (TRAPP) involved in ER to Golgi membrane traffic), which yields MLTEAWNFPKSFTFLLLKLQRASAKHNNTNLVLYRMSHKIINPSTSVAPANAAGSTGYDYTIGPQQTLPNTSAQSVASTLAGTRSVYHESLHPGAHGSHVSVAAYAFLFQEMVSQARNASKTVSEIELRLHRHGYHIGLRLLELLKFRSSVTPGSGRSFFHKAGGPAAATAGDAASGAGNASGAVGASGASSLGNAQDESLASNITTMKRRDLRLLEVLQFVHGPVWRYLFDRASDDLVKSSERENEYMIIDNTPSITRFISSTNVQCDFFVCGIIEGVLDLASFPCTVTAHSVPEDKFNRRVVFVIRFDQEVLEREALRF from the coding sequence ATGCTAACAGAAGCGTGgaattttccaaaatcTTTCACTTTCTTActcttgaagcttcagagGGCCTCTGCGAAGCACAACAACACAAACCTCGTCCTCTACCGCATGAGCCACAAGATAATCAACCCGTCGACCTCTGTTGCTCCTGCAAATGCGGCAGGTTCCACTGGCTACGACTACACTATTGGCCCGCAGCAGACGCTGCCCAATACATCTGCACAGTCCGTAGCGAGCACCCTGGCTGGCACACGCTCAGTGTATCATGAGTCGCTGCATCCGGGTGCGCATGGCTCGCATGTCTCGGTGGCTGCGTACgcctttttgtttcagGAAATGGTTTCACAAGCTCGAAACGCGAGCAAAACTGTCTCGGAGATCGAGCTGAGGCTACATCGGCACGGCTACCACATCGGGCTGCGATTGCTTGAGCTGCTAAAGTTTCGTAGTAGTGTGACACCTGGTTCCGGGCGTAGCTTCTTTCACAAGGCCGGCGGGCCGGCGGCGGCTACCGCGGGCGATGCCGCAAGTGGGGCAGGCAATGCCTCGGGAGCCGTTGGCGCTAGCGGCGCTAGCAGTCTAGGTAACGCACAAGACGAGTCACTGGCCAGCAACATTACAACCATGAAGCGCCGCGATCTGCGACTTCTGGAGGTTTTGCAGTTTGTCCATGGCCCAGTTTGGCGCTACCTCTTTGACCGTGCCAGCGACGACCTAGTGAAGTCTTCAGAGCGCGAAAACGAGTACATGATCATCGACAACACGCCCTCTATCACACGCTTTATTAGCTCCACTAATGTTCAGTGTGATTTTTTTGTGTGTGGAATCATTGAGGGCGTTTTAGACCTTGCTAGCTTTCCTTGCACTGTAACGGCGCACTCGGTACCAGAAGACAAGTTCAATAGGCGAGTAGTATTTGTGATTCGCTTTGACCAAGAAGTATTGGAACGTGAGGCGCTGCGGTTCTGA
- the AHC1 gene encoding Ahc1p (weakly similar to uniprot|Q12433 Saccharomyces cerevisiae YOR023C AHC1 Ada Histone acetyltransferase complex component protein of the Ada histone acetyltransferase complex), with protein sequence MSIRRHLKFMYRKLMKLRRTASIISHEHTTELPGVMAIPNLRSRGQPRSSSVDMRSTEQDVGEEPADAPQVLFMDNQDVGNRTGHPPPSYYQVATPKSPHELSLVDESEERPESIVGSVHHESEESERLKYETAKREILDLLNLHIMLSNNEHNEIDTELGRVEAQMKVLEHMHKDKDLLEKVNQHQEELYQRSRDNFLNKKEAEASQSPTNISFGFLFGEAPSSNASQGNYFYHTRSKSSHNITNAYQSRLRPANNGTMDMRLTGGKQPNKGDQPPAAGSSGNEFDLARPPLLNQHHRRNYSSTCLTSNSGVVGSNEKNEPIFKRPDGILVIIACSFCERSGFTSAQGIVNHVRLKHAKTYSSQPLAVLNNQHVLPKTLQPPEVMQQFKELHLDPSNDYLPNILNPQAGASANTNSDRKNSTRELSPKSKYLATHSPSKAAKKSTKHLKKLYNRDDFKDIVDYVSEAQRDLDAILKQQSESEANFESDDPDAKDLQGPRSSSRSSTKSSFAARSSPENTNERKRSSSPEMDAKKRHKPAEKKVRPDAIALMNIPERDKRSSHYNLRAKSKLRGHSRYE encoded by the coding sequence ATGAGTATCAGACGCCACCTTAAATTTATGTATAGGAAGTTGATGAAGCTGCGCCGTACAGCATCGATCATCTCCCATGAACACACAACGGAGCTCCCAGGCGTAATGGCGATACCTAATTTACGGAGTAGAGGTCAGCCTAGGTCGTCCAGCGTAGATATGAGGTCTACGGAGCAGGACGTGGGAGAAGAACCCGCAGATGCTCCGCAAGTCTTGTTCATGGACAACCAGGATGTGGGCAACCGAACAGGCCATCCGCCACCCAGTTACTATCAGGTGGCAACGCCAAAGTCGCCACACGAGCTTTCGTTGGTGGACGAGAGCGAGGAGCGGCCAGAGTCTATAGTGGGTAGCGTACACCACGAAAGCGAGGAGTCAGAACGCTTGAAATATGAAACGGCTAAACGCGAGATTCTCGATTTGCTGAATCTGCATATAATGCTCAGTAACAACGAGCATAATGAAATCGACACAGAGCTAGGCCGCGTTGAAGCCCAGATGAAGGTTCTCGAGCACATGCACAAGGACAAAGATCTATTAGAAAAGGTTAATCAGCACCAGGAGGAGCTTTACCAGCGTAGCAGGGACAATTTTCtgaacaaaaaagaggctGAAGCATCTCAAAGCCCAACAAACATATCATTTGGTTTCCTTTTCGGCGAGGCTCCATCGTCCAACGCTAGTCAAGGCAACTACTTTTACCACACGCGCAGCAAGAGCTCGCATAACATTACCAATGCATACCAGTCGCGACTGCGACCCGCAAACAACGGTACCATGGACATGCGGTTAACCGGTGGGAAGCAGCCGAACAAAGGCGATCAGCCGCCGGCAGCAGGTTCGTCGGGGAACGAATTCGACTTGGCGCGTCCGCCGCTCCTTAACCAACACCATAGGAGAAACTATAGCAGCACCTGCCTCACCAGCAACAGCGGAGTTGTTGGATCTAATGAAAAGAATGAGCCTATCTTCAAACGGCCCGATGGAATTTTGGTTATAATTGCATGCTCATTTTGTGAGCGTAGTGGCTTCACGTCTGCGCAAGGGATTGTCAATCATGTTCGGCTAAAACACGCGAAGACCTACTCCAGTCAACCGCTCGCGGTTCTGAATAATCAGCACGTCCTACCCAAGACCCTCCAGCCGCCAGAGGTTATGCAACagttcaaagagcttcatCTTGACCCCTCCAACGATTACCTTCCGAACATTCTAAATCCTCAGGCAGGGGCGAGCGCAAATACCAATTCAGACCGCAAAAACAGCACAAGAGAGTTGTCGCCTAAGTCTAAGTATCTCGCTACGCATTCCCCCTCGAAAGCGGCAAAGAAGTCTACTAAGCATTTAAAAAAGCTATACAACAGAGATGACTTCAAGGACATTGTCGACTATGTAAGTGAGGCTCAGAGAGACCTGGACGCGATCCTGAAACAGCAATCCGAAAGTGAGGCCAATTTCGAATCTGATGATCCAGATGCCAAAGATCTACAAGGGCCgcgctccagctccaggaGTAGTACCAAGAGCTCTTTTGCCGCACGCTCTAGTCCAGAAAATACCAACGaaaggaagagaagctcttcacCAGAGATGGACGCAAAGAAGAGGCACAAGCCGGCAGAGAAAAAAGTGCGTCCTGATGCCATTGCATTGATGAACATTCCTGAACGCGATAAGCGGTCGTCACACTACAATTTGCGTGCTAAGTCGAAGCTCAGGGGCCACAGTAGATACGAATAA
- the DDL1 gene encoding putative carboxylic ester hydrolase (similar to uniprot|Q12204 Saccharomyces cerevisiae YOR022C Hypothetical ORF) has translation MQKRLLCGVYRSCRYVSTKPEGSNVRWFYATDLPIRKPFEPKYAIGDKEPCKFLPFSRNDSMRLERMNQLMGAEESKRSPNYQAVPVNEDYLFEVNLSKREIKPAFWEGPVYEVRRGIWFNSDHKPLRNDLTTELEKYRQELLADKNNPPGCQGGKERQYRDVFALSSKHKEGKMVLYADEKTAFILPDLYGGKLQLNWLRSNMAQAVQFGAYKVVRGADSECSIGEAVKGNVDAEVKETTRSLGKVTDLINWQLLGSLSGLNPFSSKSEDANKVMEQEIEADYARENESKKTWRSNHRDVDHLVFCIHGIGQNLGKKYQYVNFAHTVNVLRSNLKKMYHQSDQLKNKSKDKGFEDWQENCRTQVLPITWRNKIGFNTDDAEFNSEDPSLPTLNDITPDGVRPLRKILGDVVLDLLLYGEPHYKHRIMKEVTSQLNHVYRLYRSRNPNFDGQVHIMGHSLGSLLLFDILANQDRYPLDFEVHNFFSIGSPVGVFKLIQKTRIGQQKNSRGKFEELKCHNYFNIYHMCDPVAYRVEPLVDRCFANFQPTYVPHWSSNDIAAKVLEIGGSLISSDPTKEGSTTKMTDRQIKMLNKLNYTGRVDYSFLPNFLEVDLISAIKAHVSYFEEMDLAAFILKQVLSKHRRVETDLAVQKRSAVQTD, from the coding sequence atGCAGAAGAGGTTGTTATGCGGGGTTTACAGAAGCTGTCGTTATGTGAGCACGAAGCCGGAGGGGTCTAACGTGCGCTGGTTCTATGCCACTGACTTGCCTATTCGCAAGCCATTCGAGCCCAAGTACGCAATTGGCGATAAAGAACCATGCAAGTTCCTGCCATTCTCAAGGAACGACTCCATGCGGCTAGAGCGCATGAATCAACTGATGGGCGCCGAAGAAAGCAAGCGCTCGCCGAATTACCAGGCGGTTCCGGTGAACGAAGACTATTTGTTCGAGGTCAACTTAAGCAAGAGAGAGATCAAACCTGCATTTTGGGAAGGCCCGGTTTACGAAGTCAGGCGCGGTATATGGTTCAATTCCGACCATAAACCACTTAGGAACGACCTTACCactgagcttgaaaagtaTCGCCAAGAGCTATTGGCCGACAAAAACAATCCCCCTGGGTGTCAAGGAGGTAAAGAACGTCAATACCGTGATGTCTTCGCTCTTTCCTCCAAACACAAGGAAGGGAAGATGGTGCTTTATGCTGACGAAAAGACTGCATTTATACTTCCAGATCTTTACGGTGGTAAACTTCAGCTGAACTGGCTGAGGAGCAACATGGCACAGGCCGTACAGTTCGGTGCCTACAAAGTTGTAAGGGGTGCGGATTCAGAGTGCTCCATTGGCGAGGCTGTCAAAGGTAATGTAGACGCAGAAGTTAAGGAAACCACCAGGAGTTTGGGTAAGGTTACTGACCTCATAAAttggcagcttcttggctcACTCTCAGGGCTCAACCCATTCTCTTCGAAAAGTGAAGATGCCAACAAAGTAATGGAACAAGAGATAGAAGCTGACTACGCTAGAGAGAATGAGTCCAAAAAGACGTGGCGTTCAAACCATCGTGATGTTGATCACTTAGTTTTCTGCATACACGGGATAGGCCAAAACTTAGGCAAGAAATATCAATACGTTAACTTTGCCCACACCGTGAATGTATTAAGGAGCAACTTAAAGAAAATGTATCATCAGAGCGACcaactgaaaaacaagagcaagGATAAAGGATTTGAAGACTGGCAGGAGAACTGCCGCACTCAGGTACTACCCATCACGTGGAGAAATAAAATAGGATTCAATACTGATGATGCTGAGTTCAACTCAGAAGATCCGAGCCTCCCGACCCTAAATGACATAACCCCCGATGGCGTTAGACCCCTACGAAAAATTCTCGGTGATGTTGTATTGGATCTCCTCTTATATGGGGAGCCTCATTACAAACACAGAATAATGAAGGAGGTCACCAGCCAACTGAACCATGTTTACCGCTTGTATCGATCACGCAATCCCAACTTCGATGGTCAAGTGCACATTATGGGCCACTCTCTCGGAAGCCTCTTGCTTTTTGACATCCTTGCAAACCAAGACCGTTATCCATTAGATTTCGAGGTTCACAACTTCTTTTCCATTGGATCACCAGTAGGCGTATTCAAGCTAATTCAGAAAACCAGGATCGGACAGCAAAAAAACTCGCGGGGAAAGTTTGAGGAACTGAAATGCCATAACTATTTTAACATCTACCACATGTGCGATCCAGTAGCATACAGAGTTGAACCTTTAGTGGACAGGTGCTTTGCAAATTTTCAACCGACTTACGTTCCTCACTGGAGCAGTAACGACATCGCGgccaaagttcttgaaatcgGCGGATCTCTGATCAGCAGCGATCCTACTAAAGAGGGTTCTACCACCAAAATGACAGACCGTCAAATCAAAATGCTAAACAAATTAAACTACACAGGCAGAGTCGATTATTCTTTCTTACCAAACTTCCTAGAGGTTGATCTGATTTCAGCGATCAAAGCTCACGTAAGttattttgaagagatggACCTGGCGGCTTTCATTCTGAAGCAGGTGCTTTCCAAGCACCGGAGAGTCGAAACCGATCTCGCCGTGCAGAAGCGCTCTGCCGTACAAACCGACTAA
- the SFM1 gene encoding protein-arginine N-methyltransferase SFM1 (highly similar to uniprot|Q12314 Saccharomyces cerevisiae YOR021C), with product MKYIIEHMEQGFSEWVTLEYAQIIRDLGASNLILSSLPEGTKESDIPLKLREMGLQWTTRPLTEINEVFPELPKLKEQRVCLLDPRAKTDLEPSDAQTYDYFVFGGILGDHPPRDRTKELMNAYPNLLVGKRLGDKQMTTDTAIRTTQIIIERQTRFEDIKFIDYPEFRFNKNEATEMPFRYVLDGEGKPILPQGMLELIKKDSEQSLDDLL from the coding sequence ATGAAGTACATTATCGAGCACATGGAACAAGGTTTCAGTGAGTGGGTGACCCTGGAGTACGCTCAAATTATAAGAGACTTGGGTGCGTCTAATCTGATTCTATCGTCGCTGCCAGAGGGAACAAAGGAGTCAGACATACCCCTGAAGCTCCGTGAAATGGGCCTGCAGTGGACAACCCGTCCTTTAACAGAAATCAATGAGGTTTTTCCTGAGCTCCCAAAGCTGAAGGAGCAGCGGGTGTGTCTGCTGGACCCTCGCGCTAAAACCGATCTTGAGCCCTCCGACGCGCAGACATACGACTACTTTGTGTTTGGCGGCATTCTAGGGGACCACCCACCAAGAGACCGTACAAAGGAGCTCATGAACGCCTACCCAAACCTCCTCGTCGGAAAAAGGCTAGGCGATAAGCAGATGACAACCGATACTGCTATCAGAACTACGCAGATAATCATTGAGCGTCAAACACGCTTCGAAGACATCAAGTTCATCGACTACCCGGAATTCAGGTTCAATAAGAACGAGGCCACAGAAATGCCTTTCAGGTACGTTTTGGATGGCGAGGGCAAGCCAATCCTACCGCAGGGGATGTTGGAGCTCATTAAAAAGGACTCCGAACAGAGTCTCGACGACTTGCTGTAA
- the MCO10 gene encoding Mco10p (conserved hypothetical protein), with product MLVPKRILLASAIKPAQGDEVERCLTIQPHVLAIATIASTVGVAAYSMSGSKAEAAPQPASAMSTQESGGLDVEKLIDNYLKQSEKN from the exons ATGCTTGTTCCCAAGAGGATACTGCTTGCGTCCGCAATTAAACCAGCGCAAGGCGACGAAGTGGAGCGATGTTT AACTATTCAGCCACATGTTCTGGCTATCGCCACTATCGCCAGTACTGTCGGCGTTGCTGCGTACTCTATGAGTGGATCGAAAGCGGAAGCTGCACCTCAGCCCGCTTCGGCGATGAGCACTCAAGAGTCGGGAGGCCTAGACGTGGAAAAGTTGATTGACAACTACCTCAAGCAAAGCGAGAAGAATTAA
- the HSP10 gene encoding Hsp10p (highly similar to uniprot|P38910 Saccharomyces cerevisiae YOR020C HSP10 Mitochondrial matrix co-chaperonin that inhibits the ATPase activity of Hsp60p): MSTLIKSAKSIVPLLDRVLVQRVKAEAKTASGLYLPEKNVQKLNQATVLAVGPGFTDSNGNKVTPQVQPGDNVLIPQFGGSSIKLKDDEEVILFRDSEILAKLNE, from the coding sequence ATGTCCACTCTCATCAAGTCCGCCAAGTCGATTGTTCCTCTGCTAGACCGTGTTCTGGTCCAAAGAGTTAAGGCCGAGGCCAAGACCGCCTCTGGTCTCTACTTGCCTGAGAAAAATGTGCAGAAACTGAACCAGGCTACAGTGTTGGCCGTCGGACCCGGGTTCACGGACTCTAACGGAAACAAGGTCACCCCTCAGGTCCAGCCTGGTGACAACGTACTCATTCCTCAATTCGGTGGTTCCagcatcaagctcaaggacgacgaagaggtCATTCTATTCAGAGACAGCGAAATCCTAGCTAAGCTCAACGAGTAA
- the PRP3 gene encoding U4/U6-U5 snRNP complex subunit PRP3 (similar to uniprot|Q03338 Saccharomyces cerevisiae YDR473C PRP3 Splicing factor component of the U4/U6-U5 snRNP complex) produces MRARKEKGNSSSRDGNSARFGAGLDIDIHPALLSENLNLIKHRDNPYLSRERFDTVASKVSKRYSRGLKFRTPGVLAKELDEKRAWLAKERELQKEQDNLRKAKVRAGELPDESIGEQNYLITDVPQIEWWDAIYVQSPEDWTIKTKYSKSYGTMDEDSDDEQDSESESPSVRYVQHPVPVQAAEHAPSKPKIYLVKREQKKIRRNRRKLLQEEHEQKIKLGLEPKPAPKVKLSNMMSVYQNNENITDPTSWEQTVKAQAEERHQKHVETNIRRHYEAKEQKKEKAQEAPPAQAELHCRVFRFSSLRNPKIRFKLAKNSRQLGLRGVCLRVGDGAGIIVVIGSEKNCRFYSKLVLQRIDWTQSYVDKDSQQFVDCSGDEAELLWEGVVKDTRFRGWFMKECRDESELQAVLSQFDADWLLRV; encoded by the coding sequence ATGAGAGCGAGGAAAGAAAAGGGCAATTCGAGTTCGCGAGATGGCAACTCGGCTAGGTTTGGGGCTGGTTTGGATATCGACATCCATCCTGCTTTGCTTTCCGAGAATCTTAACCTTATAAAGCATCGCGACAACCCGTACTTGTCGCGCGAGAGGTTCGACACGGTCGCCTCGAAGGTTTCTAAAAGGTACTCAAGAGGGCTTAAGTTCCGCACGCCCGGTGTTCTGGCGAAAGAGCTAGATGAAAAACGGGCATGGCTCGCAAAAGAGCGCGAGctccaaaaagagcaggaCAATCTTCGAAAGGCTAAGGTTCGTGCCGGTGAGCTTCCAGATGAGTCCATTGGTGAACAGAACTACTTAATCACGGATGTGCCTCAGATAGAGTGGTGGGATGCAATTTACGTGCAGAGCCCTGAAGACTGGACAATTAAAACAAAATACTCCAAAAGTTATGGTACAATGGATGAGGATTCTGATGATGAACAAGACTCCGAATCAGAATCACCTAGTGTCCGATATGTGCAACATCCTGTGCCTGTACAAGCTGCAGAGCATGCACCATCAAAACCCAAAATATACCTTGTGAAAAGAGAGCAAAAGAAGATACGCCGCAATAGGAGGAAGCTACTCCAAGAAGAGCATGAGCAGAAGATCAAACTGGGACTGGAGCCTAAGCCTGCCCCAAAGGTCAAGCTCAGCAATATGATGAGTGTTTACCAAAATAATGAAAATATTACTGATCCTACGAGTTGGGAGCAGACCGTAAAAGCGCAAGCAGAGgaaagacatcaaaagcATGTAGAGACAAACATCAGACGTCATTACGAGGCCAAAgagcagaaaaaagagaaggcaCAGGAAGCACCACCCGCTCAGGCTGAGTTGCATTGCCGGGTATTTCGCTTCAGCAGTCTGCGTAATCCAAAAATTAGGTTCAAGCTTGCCAAGAATAGCCGACAGCTAGGTCTAAGAGGTGTTTGCCTCAGGGTCGGAGACGGAGCCGGCATTATTGTTGTCATCGGAAGTGAAAAGAACTGCCGTTTTTACTCAAAATTGGTCCTACAGCGGATAGACTGGACGCAGTCTTACGTGGACAAAGACTCGCAACAGTTTGTGGATTGCAGTGGGGATGAAGCGGAGCTATTGTGGGAGGGAGTTGTCAAGGACACCCGTTTTCGGGGGTGGTTCATGAAGGAATGCCGAGACGAGTCAGAATTGCAAGCTGTGCTCAGCCAGTTTGACGCCGACTGGCTGTTACGGGTTTGA